A single region of the Deferribacter autotrophicus genome encodes:
- a CDS encoding 2Fe-2S iron-sulfur cluster-binding protein produces the protein MTEYVNIYINGRKYEAKNGEMLLSVARRNGIYVPSLCYEEALGAYGSCRMCIVEVIAGEQKGITTSCSLACTKDLKVETDTQEIIKHRKILIELYLAQAPNSEKIRELANKYGVKNTRFKRKIEKKDPLDNKCILCGLCVRTCNELIGRGVINFINRGYKTKVNTPYFESSEICMGCKACLEVCPTDAITITDKGDTRILSSWSNTTVKMEKCIGCGKFSVPEPIRKKMDSKFFYEDEVLKNLCPDCRKKLITKKVTLISEKKVEQYVK, from the coding sequence ATGACTGAATATGTGAATATCTACATAAACGGTAGGAAATATGAGGCGAAAAATGGAGAAATGCTTTTATCAGTAGCAAGAAGAAACGGTATATATGTACCTTCCTTATGTTATGAAGAAGCTCTCGGCGCTTATGGATCATGCCGTATGTGTATTGTTGAAGTGATAGCAGGAGAGCAAAAAGGTATTACTACTTCTTGTTCGCTTGCTTGCACAAAAGATTTAAAAGTAGAAACAGATACTCAGGAAATAATCAAACACCGTAAGATACTTATAGAACTATATTTAGCTCAAGCCCCAAACTCTGAGAAAATTCGTGAATTAGCAAATAAATATGGCGTTAAGAATACTAGATTTAAAAGAAAAATAGAAAAAAAAGATCCTTTGGATAATAAATGTATTCTCTGCGGTCTATGTGTTAGAACATGTAATGAGTTAATTGGAAGAGGTGTAATAAATTTTATAAATAGAGGTTACAAAACAAAAGTTAATACGCCGTATTTCGAATCCAGCGAAATATGTATGGGATGTAAAGCATGTCTAGAAGTATGCCCTACTGATGCCATAACTATAACGGATAAAGGAGATACAAGGATACTATCATCTTGGAGTAATACAACCGTTAAAATGGAAAAATGTATAGGATGTGGTAAGTTTTCTGTGCCTGAGCCAATAAGAAAAAAAATGGATTCTAAATTTTTCTATGAAGATGAAGTATTAAAGAATTTATGTCCGGATTGTAGAAAAAAACTTATAACGAAAAAAGTAACATTAATAAGTGAGAAAAAGGTGGAACAATATGTCAAGTAA
- a CDS encoding AAA family ATPase, producing the protein MSSKEKEKLFSVAKKLKEKTNNDNENLEFKIVVTGKGGVGKTTTSAILSHLFAKDGYNVLAIDEDPQMNLPYSLGLDEKKASKIIPLSHNLDYIEEKTGARPGTSWGLFLSLTPDVKDVVEKFGVKVNDKISVFVMGTVVQAATGCLCPENALLDAVIRYISLRKNEIIIMDTQAGVEHFGRALAKGFRHCVVVTDYTFNAIEVAKHTAKLAQQIGIPNIYLLVNKIRKERDIEKANEYLQSCNGLFKEVFFGKHSDYILDNEPFVTPVIDVNDEYIITLQKLKTTLQRNNIN; encoded by the coding sequence ATGTCAAGTAAGGAAAAAGAAAAATTATTTAGCGTAGCAAAAAAGTTAAAGGAAAAAACCAATAATGATAATGAAAATCTAGAGTTTAAAATTGTTGTTACAGGTAAAGGTGGTGTTGGAAAAACAACTACTTCGGCTATTTTATCGCATTTGTTTGCAAAGGATGGATACAATGTGTTGGCAATAGATGAAGACCCTCAGATGAATTTACCATACTCATTGGGATTGGATGAAAAAAAGGCGAGCAAAATTATACCTTTATCACATAACCTTGACTATATAGAGGAAAAAACAGGTGCAAGACCTGGTACATCATGGGGATTGTTTTTAAGTCTTACCCCTGATGTTAAAGATGTGGTGGAAAAATTCGGAGTAAAGGTAAATGATAAAATCAGCGTGTTTGTTATGGGGACGGTAGTTCAGGCTGCAACAGGCTGTCTTTGTCCCGAAAATGCCTTGCTCGATGCTGTTATAAGATACATCTCTTTAAGGAAAAATGAAATAATTATTATGGATACTCAAGCCGGGGTTGAACATTTCGGCAGAGCTTTGGCAAAGGGTTTTAGACATTGTGTTGTTGTAACGGACTATACTTTCAATGCAATTGAGGTTGCCAAACATACAGCTAAGTTGGCTCAACAAATTGGAATCCCAAACATATATCTGTTAGTAAACAAAATTAGGAAAGAAAGAGACATTGAAAAAGCCAATGAATATTTACAAAGCTGTAACGGTCTATTTAAAGAGGTGTTTTTCGGAAAACACAGTGATTATATACTGGACAATGAGCCGTTTGTTACACCAGTTATAGATGTAAATGACGAATATATAATAACATTACAAAAACTAAAAACTACACTACAAAGAAATAATATAAACTAA